Proteins encoded in a region of the Rothia mucilaginosa genome:
- the nadD gene encoding nicotinate-nucleotide adenylyltransferase — protein sequence MTDQPVHLDFGAPSTESIPPRTPGRVRLGVMGGTFDPIHHGHLVAASEVAAVFDLDEVVFVPTGQPWQKVGERHVSDAEHRYLMTVIATASNPRFTVSRIDIDRGGATYTFDTLNELRALRPDADLFFITGADAISQIMTWRNAHKLWDLATFVGVTRPDHELDPPLAEGRHITTLKIPAMAISSTDIRRRAAEDAPIWYLVPDGVVQYIAKYGLYKKDALTAYRDGLPRVKDESGQTPQSTNNEGTHE from the coding sequence GTGACTGACCAGCCTGTTCACCTTGATTTTGGTGCCCCGAGCACCGAGTCGATTCCCCCGCGTACCCCCGGTCGGGTGCGTCTGGGCGTGATGGGTGGAACTTTTGACCCGATTCACCACGGACACCTGGTGGCGGCCAGCGAGGTTGCCGCCGTGTTCGACCTGGATGAGGTCGTTTTCGTTCCGACCGGTCAGCCCTGGCAGAAGGTGGGGGAGCGGCACGTGAGTGACGCTGAGCATCGCTACCTGATGACGGTGATTGCGACCGCGTCGAACCCTCGTTTTACGGTGAGCCGTATTGATATTGACCGTGGCGGCGCCACCTACACCTTTGATACGCTTAACGAGCTGCGCGCCCTGCGCCCGGATGCTGACCTGTTCTTCATTACCGGTGCGGACGCGATTAGCCAGATTATGACCTGGCGCAATGCCCATAAGCTGTGGGATTTGGCGACTTTTGTGGGTGTGACCCGCCCCGATCATGAGCTGGATCCGCCGCTGGCTGAGGGTCGTCATATTACGACCCTGAAGATTCCTGCGATGGCGATTTCTTCGACCGATATTCGTCGCCGCGCAGCTGAAGACGCCCCCATCTGGTACCTGGTGCCCGATGGTGTGGTGCAGTACATTGCTAAGTACGGCCTGTACAAGAAGGACGCTTTGACGGCGTACCGTGACGGCTTGCCCCGCGTGAAGGATGAGTCTGGTCAGACACCCCAATCGACGAATAATGAGGGAACACATGAGTGA
- a CDS encoding sulfite reductase subunit alpha produces MSEATGSKPYSEDEAYLYETYVTEDGIEVPPPTKVMGPRRLARYREEVAEYLRAARRGEPAKPVANMGSVIHADAIDPQVLAVQRRFAALAAQGKIDTEANDEEKLHEPAPLTSSLRILRPEEIAQNRVDATSPSAVDNPMTSSIPVIAVVKEEKPEPELHQYLVRDEPKVEELDSSVAEVEETEAASVEEETVEVAEVEESADELPTRVSAVNAQGLDLSVLDSASAGDTVDSVDGDPTVALSPDEVEELLQRMVDRQDPEESAALVEEVTEEAEESEEAAKGAESKVADSKVAESKSAPVPSAEASKESASKGAVEKAEEVLQPAQKASLAWLWIVLLLALVVVGLIMIFGPK; encoded by the coding sequence ATGAGTGAAGCTACGGGTTCGAAGCCCTATAGCGAGGACGAAGCGTACCTCTACGAGACGTACGTGACCGAGGACGGCATTGAGGTGCCGCCGCCTACTAAGGTGATGGGTCCGCGCCGTCTTGCCCGCTACCGTGAAGAAGTTGCCGAGTACCTGCGTGCAGCCCGCCGCGGTGAGCCCGCGAAGCCTGTTGCGAACATGGGCTCCGTGATTCATGCGGACGCTATTGACCCGCAGGTTCTGGCTGTTCAGCGTCGTTTTGCGGCGCTGGCGGCGCAGGGCAAGATTGACACTGAGGCGAACGATGAGGAGAAGCTGCACGAGCCTGCTCCTCTGACCAGTAGCCTGCGTATTCTGCGTCCCGAAGAGATCGCGCAGAACCGTGTGGATGCGACCAGCCCCTCTGCGGTGGATAACCCGATGACTTCTTCAATCCCTGTCATTGCCGTGGTCAAGGAAGAGAAGCCGGAGCCTGAACTGCACCAGTACCTGGTGCGCGATGAGCCGAAGGTTGAGGAGCTGGACAGCTCCGTCGCTGAGGTTGAGGAGACCGAGGCTGCTTCCGTTGAGGAAGAGACCGTTGAGGTTGCTGAGGTTGAAGAGTCTGCTGACGAGTTGCCCACCCGCGTGAGCGCTGTGAACGCGCAGGGTCTTGACCTGAGCGTGTTGGATAGCGCCTCCGCAGGGGATACCGTGGATTCGGTGGATGGTGACCCGACCGTTGCTCTGAGCCCGGATGAGGTTGAGGAGCTGCTGCAGCGCATGGTGGATCGTCAGGATCCCGAGGAGTCCGCTGCCCTGGTTGAAGAGGTCACCGAGGAAGCTGAGGAGTCTGAGGAAGCCGCGAAGGGTGCAGAGTCCAAGGTTGCTGATTCTAAGGTTGCTGAGTCCAAGTCTGCTCCGGTACCTTCCGCTGAGGCTTCCAAGGAGTCCGCTTCTAAGGGCGCTGTTGAGAAGGCTGAAGAGGTTCTGCAGCCTGCGCAGAAGGCCTCCCTGGCGTGGCTGTGGATTGTGCTGTTGCTCGCCCTGGTCGTTGTTGGTCTGATTATGATTTTTGGCCCTAAGTAG
- the rsfS gene encoding ribosome silencing factor gives MTAAQSSIEALRIAARAAEEKQGTNLFAVDASDAMGLIDGFLVVSAHNERLVNAVADEVEDALREQADLKPVRREGRSSGRWILLDFGDIVVHVQHEEDREFYALDRLWAEAPRIELGVENEAPFDIEGETEEDAARIIPAQDEA, from the coding sequence ATGACTGCTGCACAGTCCTCGATTGAGGCTCTGCGCATTGCCGCCCGCGCTGCGGAGGAGAAGCAGGGAACTAACCTGTTCGCTGTGGATGCTTCCGACGCGATGGGTCTGATTGATGGCTTCCTGGTGGTTTCTGCCCACAATGAGCGCCTCGTGAACGCTGTTGCGGATGAGGTTGAGGACGCTCTGCGTGAGCAGGCTGACCTGAAGCCGGTCCGCCGTGAGGGTCGTTCCTCGGGTCGTTGGATTCTGCTGGACTTCGGCGATATTGTCGTGCATGTTCAGCATGAGGAGGACCGCGAGTTCTACGCTCTGGATCGTCTGTGGGCTGAGGCCCCGCGTATTGAGCTGGGGGTTGAGAACGAGGCTCCCTTCGACATTGAGGGTGAGACTGAGGAAGATGCTGCGCGCATCATTCCCGCTCAGGATGAGGCGTAA
- a CDS encoding cation diffusion facilitator family transporter translates to MGAHAHHGHHGHHHDHSHAPSPEEAASMRPRLLIAFSLAVVIVLAQAIGSLVTGSLALLTDTAHAITDASGLLVALAAASLMTRPATSRRTWGFRRIEVLAALGQSVLLLAVGIYTAVEGVHRLFAPPEVPGTELLIFGVVGLVANAIGIAVLATARNANFNMRAAFLEVLNDALGSLGVIVAAIVIWLTGFYQADALAGLFIAALIVPRAVRLMKQTTAVLMEFTPDGLDLDAMREHMLRVEGVVEVHDVHASMVATGLPVVTAHVVVADSCFHDGSAVTILDHIRSCVASHFEVSVEHSTFQLETAELGGREPASIRHP, encoded by the coding sequence ATGGGAGCGCACGCACATCACGGCCACCACGGGCATCACCACGATCATTCGCATGCCCCGAGCCCGGAGGAGGCCGCCTCGATGCGTCCGCGCCTGCTGATTGCGTTCAGCTTGGCGGTCGTTATTGTGTTGGCGCAGGCGATCGGTTCGTTGGTCACGGGAAGTCTTGCGCTGCTGACTGATACGGCGCACGCCATTACGGACGCGTCCGGCCTGCTGGTGGCGCTCGCTGCGGCTTCGCTGATGACGCGCCCGGCGACGTCCCGCCGTACGTGGGGTTTCCGCCGTATTGAGGTGCTTGCCGCCCTCGGGCAGTCGGTGCTGCTGCTGGCGGTGGGTATTTACACGGCGGTGGAGGGCGTGCATCGCCTGTTCGCCCCGCCGGAGGTGCCCGGCACCGAGCTGCTGATCTTTGGTGTGGTTGGCCTGGTGGCGAACGCTATCGGCATTGCGGTGCTGGCTACGGCGAGGAACGCGAACTTCAATATGCGTGCCGCGTTCCTGGAGGTGCTCAATGACGCCCTGGGTTCGCTGGGCGTGATTGTGGCAGCTATCGTGATTTGGCTGACCGGCTTCTACCAGGCGGATGCCCTGGCGGGTCTATTTATTGCGGCGCTGATTGTGCCGCGTGCAGTACGTCTGATGAAGCAGACCACGGCGGTGCTCATGGAGTTCACCCCGGACGGCCTGGACCTGGACGCGATGCGTGAGCACATGCTCCGCGTTGAGGGCGTGGTGGAGGTGCACGACGTGCACGCCTCGATGGTGGCGACCGGTCTGCCGGTGGTGACCGCGCACGTGGTGGTTGCCGATTCATGCTTCCATGACGGGTCTGCGGTGACGATTCTGGACCATATCCGTTCGTGTGTGGCGAGCCATTTTGAGGTGTCGGTAGAGCATTCGACGTTTCAGCTGGAGACCGCCGAGCTGGGTGGCCGTGAGCCGGCTTCGATTCGCCACCCGTAA
- a CDS encoding glutaminase: MHSPIATYLTETLESVASDTSGELANYIPELAAVDPDKLAASIAMVDGEQYAAGDSDVEFTIQSISKPFVYALALADRGYDDVLAKVGVEPSGEPFNELSLEDGSGKPLNPMINAGAITTHSLVGPPGATQGERMERVISGLSAFAGRRLSVNERVYESELEHAHRNYAIAHMLRGHGILTGDPTVAVQGYTRQCSLMVTVKDLALMAATLANYGVHPVTGEQVVPKTVVRQVLSVMFTCGMYNAAGDWATQVGVPAKSGVGGGIIGAVPGQLGVATFSPRLDGHGNSVRGVELFEQFSDDMGMHVMNVPTVARSALRANYQIGSGDESMRLIQLQGRIRFAGVERVIREIVESPMEGSKVALDVTRVYAVDEVAQSMLLELMRRLRNDGYKVYLIDNDETITNTDALRSMGVKVLTNPAAVTSAESDAERVAEADAEEAAEAAALEALNALDSVQAEQREASESE, translated from the coding sequence ATGCATTCACCTATTGCCACTTACCTGACCGAGACCCTCGAGTCGGTCGCTTCTGATACCTCCGGTGAGCTGGCAAACTACATTCCGGAACTTGCCGCCGTGGACCCGGACAAGCTTGCCGCGTCCATCGCCATGGTTGATGGTGAGCAGTACGCCGCCGGTGACTCCGATGTGGAGTTCACGATCCAGTCGATTTCTAAGCCGTTCGTGTACGCCCTGGCGCTCGCGGACCGCGGCTATGATGACGTGCTTGCGAAGGTGGGCGTGGAGCCTTCCGGTGAGCCGTTCAACGAGCTGTCCCTGGAGGACGGCTCCGGTAAGCCGCTGAACCCGATGATTAACGCGGGCGCGATTACCACCCATTCGCTGGTGGGCCCTCCCGGTGCGACTCAGGGCGAGCGCATGGAGCGCGTCATTTCTGGTCTGTCTGCGTTTGCGGGCCGCCGCCTGTCGGTGAACGAGCGCGTGTACGAGTCTGAGCTGGAGCACGCGCACCGCAACTACGCGATTGCGCACATGCTGCGCGGCCACGGCATCCTGACCGGCGACCCGACCGTGGCGGTGCAGGGTTATACCCGCCAGTGCTCGCTGATGGTGACGGTTAAGGATTTGGCGTTGATGGCGGCGACTTTGGCGAACTATGGTGTGCATCCGGTGACGGGTGAGCAGGTGGTTCCTAAGACGGTGGTGCGTCAGGTGCTGAGCGTCATGTTCACGTGCGGTATGTATAACGCGGCGGGCGACTGGGCGACCCAGGTGGGCGTGCCGGCGAAGAGCGGCGTGGGCGGCGGCATCATTGGTGCGGTGCCCGGTCAGCTGGGTGTGGCGACGTTCTCGCCGCGCCTTGACGGTCACGGTAACAGTGTGCGCGGCGTGGAGCTGTTCGAACAGTTCTCTGATGACATGGGCATGCACGTGATGAACGTGCCGACCGTGGCTCGTTCGGCGTTGCGCGCGAACTACCAGATCGGTTCGGGGGACGAGTCGATGCGCCTGATTCAGCTGCAGGGCCGTATCCGTTTTGCGGGTGTGGAGCGCGTGATCCGTGAGATTGTGGAATCCCCGATGGAGGGTTCGAAGGTCGCCCTGGATGTGACTCGCGTGTACGCGGTGGATGAGGTCGCTCAGAGCATGCTCCTGGAGCTGATGCGTCGTCTGCGGAATGACGGGTACAAGGTATACCTGATTGATAATGACGAGACAATCACGAATACGGATGCGCTGCGCAGCATGGGTGTGAAGGTTCTGACGAACCCGGCGGCGGTGACCTCTGCTGAGTCGGATGCTGAGCGTGTGGCTGAGGCGGACGCCGAAGAAGCGGCGGAGGCTGCAGCGCTGGAGGCGCTGAATGCGCTGGATTCCGTTCAGGCGGAGCAGCGGGAAGCTTCGGAGTCCGAGTAG
- a CDS encoding polysaccharide deacetylase family protein: MNTVPHSETPITTRQSAITDPTADRAVAGASARASMGRRELLQHVGTFGLGAVGFGVLGLGLTGCTPSNTPSGSASASPSSTPSASSAATPSASGSATGTASPTAAASKTASATATSSNPVPEARAWTGPQTGLPGEGKYIAWTVDDGADPEVVRAYAEFSRRTGTRLTFFINGQYPAFRQHRDLLLPLVKSGQLQIANHTYSHAALTSLTDEQIVQELTRNDEEIRRLFGVSSKPYFRPPYGYYDARVLAAAASCGFTRPVLWYGSLADSSNISSAEVYAYAEKYALAQHIVIGHLNYRGVVSELDRIRALLDRRGLTTVTIRDYYG, encoded by the coding sequence ATGAACACTGTTCCACACTCAGAAACACCTATCACTACTCGTCAATCCGCTATTACTGATCCCACCGCTGACCGGGCGGTGGCGGGTGCTTCTGCCCGCGCCTCCATGGGGCGACGGGAACTCTTACAACACGTTGGTACCTTTGGCCTGGGCGCGGTGGGCTTCGGCGTGCTGGGTCTTGGTCTCACCGGTTGTACCCCGTCGAATACCCCATCCGGTAGTGCGTCGGCGAGCCCTTCTTCAACCCCTTCGGCAAGCTCGGCGGCTACCCCTTCCGCATCTGGCTCCGCAACGGGTACTGCATCTCCGACCGCCGCGGCATCTAAGACCGCTTCTGCGACTGCGACCTCGTCGAACCCGGTTCCCGAAGCTCGTGCCTGGACTGGCCCGCAGACCGGCCTGCCCGGTGAGGGCAAGTATATTGCGTGGACGGTCGATGATGGCGCCGACCCGGAGGTGGTACGCGCCTACGCGGAGTTTTCCCGCCGTACCGGCACGCGCCTCACCTTCTTTATCAACGGTCAGTACCCGGCGTTTAGGCAGCATCGTGACCTGTTGTTGCCGCTGGTGAAGAGCGGCCAGTTGCAGATTGCGAACCATACGTATAGTCATGCGGCGTTGACGAGCCTGACGGATGAGCAGATTGTTCAGGAATTGACCCGTAATGATGAGGAGATTAGGCGGCTTTTTGGGGTGTCTTCGAAGCCGTATTTCCGCCCGCCGTACGGGTATTATGATGCGCGCGTGTTGGCGGCTGCGGCGTCGTGTGGTTTTACGCGCCCGGTTCTGTGGTACGGGTCGTTGGCGGATTCGTCTAATATTTCTTCGGCTGAGGTGTATGCCTATGCGGAGAAGTATGCGTTGGCTCAGCATATTGTGATTGGGCATTTGAATTATCGGGGTGTGGTATCTGAGCTGGACCGTATTCGGGCGTTGTTGGATCGGCGCGGGTTGACGACGGTGACGATTCGTGACTATTACGGGTAG
- a CDS encoding excalibur calcium-binding domain-containing protein has protein sequence MLKIHTATAGVLAGALLLTGCSSSIRAPKVTPSASSSSTSASASASVSATPSSSPTPSASATPSESPSPTVTPSPVPTTEAPAQAPAAEAPSAQAPAAEAPAQQAPAQPVQQAPAQSSVYYKNCAAAIAAGAAPLHRGEPGYRPGLDSDGDGVACEPKKKR, from the coding sequence GTGTTGAAAATTCACACCGCGACCGCTGGTGTTCTTGCGGGTGCTCTGCTGCTGACCGGCTGCTCTTCGTCTATTCGTGCTCCGAAGGTCACGCCCTCCGCTTCGTCATCGTCGACGTCTGCTTCTGCGTCCGCTTCCGTTTCGGCTACCCCTAGTTCTTCTCCGACGCCGAGTGCGTCTGCGACTCCTTCGGAGTCTCCTTCTCCGACGGTAACCCCGTCTCCGGTTCCGACGACTGAGGCTCCCGCGCAGGCTCCCGCTGCTGAGGCACCTTCCGCACAGGCGCCGGCGGCTGAGGCTCCTGCTCAGCAGGCACCGGCACAGCCTGTTCAGCAGGCTCCGGCGCAGTCGAGTGTTTATTACAAGAATTGTGCTGCAGCTATTGCGGCAGGTGCGGCACCGTTGCATCGTGGCGAGCCCGGTTACCGTCCTGGTCTTGATTCCGATGGTGACGGCGTGGCGTGCGAGCCGAAGAAGAAGCGCTAG
- a CDS encoding DsbA family oxidoreductase, with protein sequence MRIDIWSDIVCPFCYVGKRNLELALAEFEHRDEVEVVWHSFELDPSATEHPAGSLPELIAGKYQMPLEQAIASQESLAERAREVGLDFNWRQARYGNTFDAHRVIHYAAEQGLTSAAQEAFKLAYFTQGRSVQNHESILDIASEIGLDTAEVEAVLKSDRYAADVRADEQLARQLGINGVPFFLIESKWAVSGAQPAKMLVQALRQVWEETHRVEFLNPLAGAAGDGAGANAAEAGPSCDVNGNCS encoded by the coding sequence ATGCGTATTGATATTTGGTCCGATATTGTGTGCCCCTTCTGCTACGTGGGCAAGCGTAACCTGGAGCTGGCGCTCGCCGAGTTTGAGCACCGTGACGAGGTTGAGGTGGTGTGGCATAGTTTTGAGCTGGATCCGTCGGCTACGGAGCATCCTGCCGGTTCGCTGCCTGAGCTGATTGCGGGCAAGTATCAGATGCCGCTGGAGCAGGCGATTGCGAGCCAGGAGTCGTTGGCGGAGCGTGCCCGCGAGGTGGGTTTGGATTTCAATTGGCGGCAGGCGCGGTATGGTAACACGTTTGATGCGCACCGTGTGATTCATTATGCGGCGGAGCAGGGTTTGACGTCGGCGGCGCAGGAGGCGTTTAAGCTGGCGTACTTTACGCAGGGCCGTTCGGTGCAGAATCACGAGTCGATTCTGGATATTGCTTCTGAGATTGGTCTGGATACTGCCGAGGTTGAGGCGGTGTTGAAGAGTGACCGTTACGCGGCGGATGTGCGTGCTGATGAGCAGTTGGCGCGTCAGCTGGGCATTAATGGTGTGCCGTTCTTTTTGATTGAGTCGAAGTGGGCGGTCAGTGGTGCGCAGCCTGCGAAGATGCTGGTGCAGGCGCTGCGTCAGGTGTGGGAGGAGACTCACCGTGTGGAGTTCCTGAACCCGCTGGCGGGCGCGGCTGGTGACGGCGCGGGTGCCAATGCTGCGGAGGCGGGTCCGTCCTGCGATGTGAACGGCAACTGCTCCTAG
- a CDS encoding polysaccharide deacetylase family protein: MTHSQPNRRLFVLGTAMLPLIAACSKKSNDYDGTSGNFTPYQAGGETSAAATRPAPTNSPTVAAAGNPVDKPREWPGIGNSLIGDGKYVAWTVDDGASPEAIRGYAEFSKRTNTRLTFFINASYTGFKEHVSLLRPLVQSGQIQVANHTYSHADLTTLDAEGVKEELQRNEDEIMSMFGVSSKPYFRPPYGRYNDAVLKAAGEIGFTRPVMWNGTTGDEAKTSSRVIYMRCIRYMLPQQIVLGHLNYETIIPILDKVKGLLDDRGLTAVTVRDYYGDASEEEIKAAAPSPTPTPEEHTPSPEATTEAATPEPTTEAPTQAPTTRYEDEVAASQQATTAPAATTAPAARATTAPAATTAPASSQSASATARR; encoded by the coding sequence ATGACCCACTCACAGCCTAACCGCCGACTTTTTGTGCTCGGCACTGCTATGCTTCCGCTGATTGCTGCCTGCTCGAAGAAGTCGAATGACTACGACGGCACCAGCGGTAATTTCACTCCGTATCAGGCTGGCGGCGAGACCTCTGCTGCTGCTACTCGCCCCGCACCCACGAATTCGCCGACGGTTGCCGCTGCTGGCAACCCGGTTGATAAGCCGCGCGAATGGCCCGGTATCGGCAACTCCCTCATTGGTGACGGCAAGTATGTTGCGTGGACTGTTGATGACGGCGCAAGCCCGGAGGCGATTCGCGGCTACGCTGAGTTCTCGAAGCGTACGAATACTCGCCTGACGTTCTTCATTAACGCTTCTTACACCGGTTTTAAGGAGCATGTGTCGTTGCTGCGTCCGCTGGTTCAGAGCGGCCAGATTCAGGTTGCGAACCATACCTACAGCCACGCTGATCTGACCACCCTGGATGCTGAGGGTGTGAAGGAAGAGCTACAGCGTAACGAAGACGAGATTATGAGCATGTTCGGTGTCTCGTCGAAGCCGTACTTCCGCCCGCCCTACGGCCGCTATAACGATGCGGTGCTGAAGGCGGCCGGTGAGATTGGTTTTACCCGCCCGGTCATGTGGAACGGCACTACCGGTGACGAGGCGAAGACCAGCTCCCGCGTGATTTACATGCGCTGCATCCGCTACATGCTGCCGCAGCAGATCGTGCTGGGTCACCTGAACTACGAGACGATCATCCCGATCCTCGATAAGGTGAAGGGCCTGCTCGATGACCGCGGCCTGACTGCGGTGACGGTTCGTGACTACTACGGTGACGCATCCGAGGAAGAGATTAAGGCGGCGGCACCTTCGCCGACTCCCACCCCGGAGGAGCACACCCCGTCCCCCGAGGCGACCACGGAGGCAGCTACCCCGGAGCCGACCACTGAGGCTCCGACTCAGGCACCGACCACCCGCTATGAGGATGAGGTTGCGGCTAGCCAGCAGGCGACGACCGCTCCGGCGGCAACGACTGCTCCGGCTGCTCGTGCGACCACGGCACCGGCGGCTACTACGGCGCCGGCGTCTTCGCAGAGCGCTTCGGCGACTGCCCGCCGATAG
- a CDS encoding App1 family protein, whose amino-acid sequence MENLGTHELRNLVNDAADEAVNIGYRVADRLHRWREKRAIAAGREPILVPTEGYGRAASDGNPGWVRVIARALYKTVNLERLLQVVEGTQDTANPMRGWRSFTATAMSDAPVTIVIDGTKHEAYTDRGGVLDVKLSIDLEPGMHEVIMYVPGSRAVATSVYIVPESQKLGVIMDVDDTVMVTMLPRPLVAAWNSFILDEHARIPTPGMAVMTDRIRRSHPDAPFMYLSTGAWNITPTLRRFLSRNGYPRGTFLLTDWGPTPDRWFRSGTNHKVDSLRRLAEEFPQMKWILVGDDGQRDPYIYNGFAVRYPDNVAAIVIRNLTVGETMLASGRVWSDYRAEQMMRSPLWIEATDGVTLSKKLRELGLIDF is encoded by the coding sequence ATGGAGAATCTGGGCACTCACGAATTGCGCAACCTTGTGAACGATGCTGCCGACGAGGCTGTCAACATCGGCTACCGTGTTGCAGACCGGCTGCACAGGTGGCGCGAAAAGCGTGCCATCGCTGCCGGTCGCGAGCCTATCCTCGTGCCCACCGAAGGCTACGGTCGCGCTGCCTCCGACGGAAACCCCGGCTGGGTCCGCGTCATCGCCCGCGCACTCTACAAAACGGTCAACCTCGAACGCCTGCTACAGGTTGTAGAAGGCACCCAAGACACCGCCAACCCCATGCGCGGCTGGCGCTCCTTCACCGCAACCGCAATGTCCGATGCACCCGTCACCATCGTCATCGACGGTACCAAGCACGAGGCGTACACCGACCGCGGCGGCGTGCTCGACGTCAAACTCAGCATCGACCTGGAACCCGGCATGCACGAAGTCATCATGTATGTGCCCGGCTCCCGCGCCGTAGCAACCAGCGTCTACATCGTTCCCGAAAGCCAGAAGCTCGGCGTCATCATGGACGTCGACGACACCGTCATGGTCACCATGCTGCCGCGCCCCCTGGTTGCCGCCTGGAACTCTTTCATCCTCGACGAGCACGCACGCATCCCCACCCCCGGCATGGCGGTCATGACCGACCGTATCCGCCGCAGCCACCCGGATGCGCCGTTCATGTACCTATCCACCGGCGCCTGGAACATTACCCCGACCCTGCGCCGCTTCCTCAGCCGTAACGGCTACCCGCGCGGCACGTTCCTGCTCACCGACTGGGGCCCCACCCCGGACCGCTGGTTCCGCTCCGGAACCAACCACAAGGTCGATTCCCTGCGCCGCCTCGCCGAGGAATTCCCGCAGATGAAATGGATCCTCGTCGGTGACGACGGCCAGCGCGACCCGTACATCTACAACGGCTTCGCGGTACGCTACCCGGACAACGTGGCGGCAATCGTCATCCGCAACCTGACGGTGGGGGAGACCATGCTCGCCTCCGGTCGCGTGTGGAGCGACTACCGTGCTGAACAGATGATGCGCTCGCCGCTGTGGATTGAAGCCACAGACGGCGTAACGCTGAGCAAGAAGCTGCGTGAGCTGGGCCTGATCGATTTCTAG
- the nrdH gene encoding glutaredoxin-like protein NrdH codes for MVVTVYTKPQCVQCNMTYRALDAKGISYTKVDITEDAQALEMVKSLGYMQAPVVIAGDEHWSGFQPDKINALAA; via the coding sequence ATGGTAGTGACCGTGTACACCAAGCCGCAGTGCGTCCAGTGCAACATGACCTACCGCGCCCTCGACGCGAAGGGTATCAGCTACACCAAGGTTGATATCACCGAAGACGCTCAGGCCCTCGAAATGGTCAAGTCCCTCGGCTACATGCAGGCACCCGTCGTCATCGCAGGCGACGAGCACTGGTCCGGCTTCCAGCCCGACAAGATCAACGCTCTGGCAGCGTAA